One Falsarthrobacter nasiphocae DNA segment encodes these proteins:
- a CDS encoding acyltransferase family protein: MPRRASTEPPASRGRFRPSGSRENGATRAAAARRAARPTAPTYRHEVQGLRAVALLMVVCYHIWFGRVSGGVDIFLMISAFFLTGSLARALDSGGSLNPFRRWSRQFRRLLPAAVVVILAVLVTVRWVFPADRWQEVAQQGLASATYWQNWLLAAQSVDYYAADHSLASPLQHFWSLSVQGQVFLLWPILALAVGLWARGRMRKPSRALFWVMAAIFVVSLGYSIYRTATAQGWAYFDTGARLYEFAFGGMLAIVVDRLRLPLGARFALGWAGLVAMLSCGFLVDVNGTFPGIVALWPVLAASAIIVAGRTRVPGSVDWLLTLPPVKALGDYSYAMYLWHWPVMITWLVVKGYDHVSPRAGLFIILVSLVLAWLTTRLVERPLRAWGAPERRPVVAGLVVAGLLAAAVLPSTLWASQLKADSQETVAIDASHPGAAALLEGYVDEVPDGTPLKPAMSVMPGQFASLPFACAGDHVPKTDFERIKNRCRTTMAADQSPSKGEVLIVGDSHAEQIMPVVVPYFTDRGYRVTDTILGGCRVAPSTGKDTEDCRVYNEEVRKYIRQVKPAYVVTIGTEAVADSPNEIVSDALVEVLREIAAEGTQVIAIRDNPRFSVPPVRCIQDNPDDPSACTAPRAKHIAADSALSRLKDVPGVTTIDLTDAICTPTECPAVVGNVIVYLDSHHLTKTYASSMAPAFTRAMEAQLEAEK; this comes from the coding sequence ATGCCCAGACGCGCCTCCACTGAGCCACCCGCCTCTCGGGGACGCTTCCGCCCGTCTGGCTCCAGGGAGAACGGGGCGACCCGCGCCGCCGCGGCCCGGCGAGCAGCCCGGCCCACCGCGCCGACCTACCGACACGAGGTCCAGGGCCTCCGCGCGGTGGCCCTGCTCATGGTCGTCTGCTATCACATCTGGTTCGGGCGGGTCTCGGGCGGCGTCGACATCTTCCTCATGATCTCGGCGTTCTTCCTGACCGGGTCGCTTGCGCGGGCCCTCGACTCCGGCGGGTCCCTCAACCCCTTCCGGCGGTGGTCGCGCCAGTTCCGCCGCCTGCTCCCGGCCGCCGTCGTGGTCATTCTGGCCGTCCTCGTCACGGTGCGCTGGGTCTTCCCGGCCGACCGCTGGCAGGAGGTCGCGCAGCAGGGCCTCGCCAGCGCGACCTACTGGCAGAACTGGCTCCTCGCGGCCCAGTCCGTGGACTATTACGCAGCGGACCACTCGCTTGCGAGCCCCCTCCAGCACTTCTGGTCCCTCTCCGTCCAGGGCCAGGTCTTCCTCCTGTGGCCGATCCTCGCCCTCGCCGTGGGCTTGTGGGCGCGCGGGCGCATGCGCAAGCCCTCGAGGGCTCTCTTCTGGGTCATGGCCGCGATCTTCGTCGTGTCCCTCGGATACTCGATCTACCGGACGGCGACCGCGCAGGGGTGGGCCTATTTCGACACGGGGGCGCGGCTCTACGAGTTCGCGTTCGGCGGCATGCTGGCCATCGTCGTCGACCGTCTCCGCCTGCCCCTCGGGGCGCGCTTCGCGCTGGGATGGGCCGGGCTCGTGGCGATGCTCTCGTGCGGCTTCCTCGTCGACGTCAACGGCACGTTCCCCGGGATCGTGGCCCTCTGGCCGGTCCTCGCGGCGAGCGCGATCATCGTGGCTGGCCGCACGCGGGTCCCGGGGTCCGTGGACTGGCTCCTGACCCTTCCCCCCGTCAAGGCCCTGGGCGACTACTCCTACGCGATGTACTTGTGGCACTGGCCCGTCATGATCACGTGGCTCGTCGTCAAGGGATACGACCACGTCTCGCCGAGGGCGGGGCTCTTCATCATCCTCGTCTCGCTCGTGCTCGCATGGCTGACGACGCGCCTCGTCGAGCGTCCGCTTCGGGCATGGGGTGCGCCGGAGCGCCGGCCTGTCGTGGCCGGCCTCGTCGTGGCGGGCCTCCTCGCCGCCGCGGTGCTGCCCTCCACGCTGTGGGCCAGCCAGCTCAAGGCGGACTCCCAGGAGACGGTGGCCATCGACGCGTCCCACCCGGGCGCCGCAGCGCTCCTCGAGGGGTACGTCGACGAGGTTCCGGACGGCACGCCGCTCAAGCCCGCCATGTCCGTCATGCCCGGCCAGTTCGCGTCCCTGCCCTTCGCCTGCGCGGGGGACCACGTCCCCAAGACGGACTTCGAGCGGATCAAGAACCGCTGCCGCACGACCATGGCCGCCGATCAGAGCCCGTCCAAGGGGGAAGTGCTCATCGTCGGAGACTCGCACGCGGAGCAGATCATGCCCGTCGTCGTGCCCTATTTCACGGACCGGGGCTACCGGGTGACGGACACGATTCTGGGCGGATGCCGAGTGGCGCCCTCGACAGGCAAGGACACGGAGGACTGCCGCGTCTACAACGAGGAGGTGCGGAAGTACATTCGCCAGGTCAAGCCCGCCTATGTCGTCACGATCGGGACCGAGGCGGTGGCGGACTCCCCGAATGAGATCGTCTCCGACGCCCTCGTCGAGGTCCTGCGGGAGATCGCCGCGGAGGGGACCCAGGTCATCGCCATCCGGGACAACCCCCGCTTCTCCGTGCCCCCGGTGAGGTGCATCCAGGACAATCCGGACGATCCGAGCGCGTGCACTGCGCCGCGAGCGAAACACATCGCGGCCGACTCGGCCCTCAGCAGGCTCAAGGACGTCCCGGGCGTCACGACGATCGACCTCACCGACGCGATCTGCACGCCCACGGAGTGCCCCGCCGTCGTGGGCAACGTCATCGTCTACCTCGACTCGCATCACCTGACGAAGACCTATGCGAGTTCGATGGCGCCCGCGTTCACGCGGGCCATGGAGGCTCAGCTGGAGGCTGAGAAGTAG
- the groL gene encoding chaperonin GroEL (60 kDa chaperone family; promotes refolding of misfolded polypeptides especially under stressful conditions; forms two stacked rings of heptamers to form a barrel-shaped 14mer; ends can be capped by GroES; misfolded proteins enter the barrel where they are refolded when GroES binds) — protein MAKQLEFHEDARRALLAGVDKLANTVKVTLGPRGRNVVLGKQWGSPTITNDGVTIAREIELEDPYENLGAQLAKEVATKTNDVAGDGTTTATVLAQALLTEGLRNVAAGAAPSELRRGIEVAVDAVSERLLANAVEVQGHEQVAHVGAISAQSQEVGELLASAFEKVGKDGVITIEESSSTNTELVVTEGMQFDKGYLSPHFVTDAERQEAVLEDALILVNSGKISTVQEFLPLLEKVLQEKKPLLIIAEDVEGEALSTLVVNKLRGTLNAVAVKAPGFGDRRKQMMQDIATLTGAQVVSPDLGLKLDQVGLEVLGTARRVTVTKDSTTIVDGAGDASDVQDRVKQLRAEYERSDSDWDREKLQERLAKLSGGIGVIKVGAATEVELKEKKHRIEDAVSSTRAALDEGIVQGGGSALVQALKALDESDDVKALTGDAATAVDLVRRALVQPLRWIAQNAGEDGYVVAHRVAELPLGHGYNAATGEYGDLIAAGVIDPVKVTRSALRNAASIASLVLTTETLVVDKPAEDEAGHGHAH, from the coding sequence ATGGCCAAGCAGCTGGAATTTCACGAGGACGCTCGCCGCGCCCTCCTGGCGGGCGTCGACAAGCTCGCCAACACCGTCAAGGTGACCCTCGGCCCCCGCGGCCGCAACGTCGTCCTCGGCAAGCAGTGGGGCTCGCCCACGATCACGAACGACGGCGTGACCATCGCCCGCGAGATCGAGCTCGAGGACCCGTACGAGAACCTCGGCGCGCAGCTCGCCAAGGAAGTCGCCACGAAGACCAACGACGTCGCGGGCGACGGCACGACCACCGCCACGGTCCTCGCCCAGGCCCTCCTCACCGAGGGGCTGCGCAACGTGGCCGCCGGCGCCGCGCCCTCCGAGCTCCGCCGCGGCATCGAGGTCGCCGTCGACGCGGTGTCCGAGCGCCTCCTCGCCAACGCCGTCGAGGTCCAGGGGCACGAGCAGGTGGCGCACGTCGGCGCCATCTCCGCCCAGAGCCAGGAGGTCGGTGAGCTCCTCGCCTCCGCCTTCGAGAAGGTCGGCAAGGACGGCGTCATCACCATCGAGGAGTCCTCCTCGACGAACACCGAGCTCGTCGTCACCGAGGGCATGCAGTTCGACAAGGGCTACCTGTCCCCGCACTTCGTCACGGACGCGGAGCGCCAGGAGGCCGTCCTCGAGGATGCCCTGATCCTCGTGAACTCCGGGAAGATCTCCACGGTTCAGGAGTTCCTCCCGCTGCTGGAGAAGGTCCTCCAGGAGAAGAAGCCGCTGCTCATCATCGCCGAGGACGTGGAGGGCGAGGCCCTCTCGACGCTCGTCGTCAACAAGCTCCGCGGCACGCTCAACGCCGTCGCCGTCAAGGCCCCGGGCTTCGGCGACCGCCGCAAGCAGATGATGCAGGACATCGCCACCCTCACGGGTGCGCAGGTCGTCTCCCCGGACCTCGGCCTCAAGCTGGACCAGGTGGGCCTCGAGGTCCTCGGCACGGCTCGCCGCGTCACGGTGACGAAGGACTCCACGACCATCGTGGACGGCGCGGGCGATGCCTCCGACGTGCAGGATCGCGTCAAGCAGCTCCGTGCCGAGTACGAGCGCAGCGATTCCGACTGGGACCGCGAGAAGCTCCAGGAGCGCCTCGCGAAGCTCTCGGGCGGCATCGGTGTCATCAAGGTCGGCGCTGCCACCGAGGTGGAGCTCAAGGAGAAGAAGCACCGCATCGAGGACGCCGTCTCCTCGACCCGCGCGGCGCTCGACGAGGGCATCGTGCAGGGCGGCGGCTCCGCGCTCGTCCAGGCGCTCAAGGCCCTCGATGAGAGCGACGACGTCAAGGCCCTGACGGGCGACGCGGCCACCGCCGTCGACCTCGTTCGCCGTGCACTCGTCCAGCCGCTGCGCTGGATCGCCCAGAACGCGGGCGAGGACGGGTACGTCGTCGCGCACCGCGTCGCTGAGCTCCCGCTCGGCCACGGCTACAACGCCGCCACGGGCGAGTACGGCGACCTCATCGCAGCCGGCGTCATCGACCCGGTCAAGGTGACCCGCTCCGCGCTTCGCAACGCGGCGTCCATCGCCTCGCTCGTCCTGACGACGGAGACCCTCGTCGTCGACAAGCCGGCGGAGGACGAGGCCGGCCACGGCCACGCCCACTGA
- a CDS encoding class I SAM-dependent methyltransferase, with the protein MPADSVEVMDLRAPAPVPSGHLSALRAAEALGPSSADDALAHSSALRSAGHSPEETAWALSQRAFRASAAPRLGARAASMLFTRAGLEQASRAELAARHARLVVEAGARRVVDAGCGLGTDSLAFLDAGLEVVAVEIDPETASLTAWNLAQHPRGGSARVVVGDVVALMEAGAFEDEWADWSVWFDPARREGGPQGRRRRFDPEAFSPPLSRIARLAERSSGRVIAAKLGPALDAADAPQGFDVDWTTHRRETSEALILGPRESPRLRAVVISESGEDVRERPRATETAEPPATAPSIEPGDVLWEPAGSVMRAGLVEDLAVELDADLLAPEIAYLLSPAAAWPGTARHPFAAAYRVREVLPLHTKRLKAWVARNAVTELTIKKRGIDADPAQWRKTLLAGSKPGRKPRRPATIVLTRHGENRVAVVVEPEA; encoded by the coding sequence GTGCCAGCCGATAGCGTTGAGGTCATGGACCTCCGAGCGCCCGCCCCCGTCCCCTCCGGTCACCTCTCCGCTCTTCGGGCGGCTGAGGCGCTGGGCCCGTCATCGGCCGACGACGCGCTGGCGCACTCGTCGGCCCTTCGCTCCGCCGGGCACTCCCCGGAGGAGACCGCGTGGGCGCTGAGCCAGCGCGCGTTCAGGGCATCCGCGGCCCCGCGCCTCGGGGCCCGTGCTGCGTCGATGCTCTTCACGCGGGCCGGACTCGAGCAGGCCTCCCGGGCCGAGCTCGCGGCCCGCCACGCTCGCCTCGTGGTCGAGGCGGGGGCGCGCAGGGTGGTCGACGCCGGATGCGGGCTCGGCACGGACTCCTTGGCCTTCCTCGACGCGGGCCTGGAGGTCGTCGCCGTGGAGATCGACCCCGAGACGGCTTCGCTGACAGCGTGGAACCTGGCCCAGCACCCCCGCGGCGGCAGCGCCCGCGTCGTCGTCGGGGACGTCGTCGCCCTCATGGAGGCCGGGGCCTTCGAGGATGAGTGGGCGGACTGGTCCGTGTGGTTCGACCCGGCGCGCCGCGAGGGCGGGCCGCAGGGGCGCCGCCGCCGGTTCGATCCAGAGGCGTTCTCCCCGCCGCTGTCGAGGATCGCGCGCCTCGCCGAGCGGTCGTCTGGCCGGGTCATCGCCGCCAAGCTCGGGCCGGCTCTCGACGCCGCGGACGCGCCCCAGGGCTTCGACGTCGACTGGACGACCCACCGCCGGGAGACGAGCGAGGCGCTCATCCTGGGCCCCCGCGAGTCGCCGCGCCTGCGGGCCGTGGTCATCTCCGAGTCGGGCGAGGACGTCCGTGAGCGCCCCCGCGCCACCGAGACTGCCGAGCCTCCCGCCACGGCCCCGAGCATCGAGCCCGGAGACGTCCTGTGGGAGCCGGCCGGGTCTGTGATGAGGGCCGGGCTCGTCGAAGACCTCGCCGTGGAGCTCGACGCGGACCTCCTCGCGCCCGAGATCGCCTACCTCCTCTCGCCGGCCGCGGCCTGGCCCGGAACAGCGCGGCACCCGTTCGCCGCGGCCTACCGCGTCCGCGAGGTCCTTCCCCTGCACACCAAGCGCCTCAAGGCTTGGGTGGCCCGCAACGCGGTGACGGAGCTGACGATCAAGAAGCGCGGGATCGACGCCGACCCGGCCCAGTGGCGCAAGACGCTCCTCGCGGGGTCCAAGCCGGGGCGCAAGCCGCGACGCCCGGCGACGATCGTCCTGACACGGCACGGCGAGAACCGGGTGGCGGTCGTCGTCGAGCCGGAGGCGTAG
- the groES gene encoding co-chaperone GroES translates to MSVSIKPLEDRIVVRPLQAEQTTASGLVIPDTAKEKPQEGEVVAVGAGRFDEKGNRIPVDVSEGDVVLFSKYGGTEVKVGAEEYLVLSARDVLAIVTK, encoded by the coding sequence GTGTCGGTCTCTATCAAGCCCCTCGAGGATCGCATCGTCGTCCGCCCGCTCCAGGCCGAGCAGACCACTGCCTCTGGCCTCGTGATCCCGGACACCGCCAAGGAGAAGCCCCAGGAGGGCGAGGTCGTCGCCGTCGGCGCCGGCCGCTTCGACGAGAAGGGCAACCGCATTCCCGTTGACGTCTCCGAGGGCGATGTCGTCCTCTTCTCCAAGTACGGCGGCACCGAGGTCAAGGTCGGAGCTGAGGAGTACCTCGTGCTCTCCGCTCGTGACGTCCTCGCGATCGTCACCAAGTAG
- the guaB gene encoding IMP dehydrogenase, with product MGTSVRRWKECVYQVTENDPFGFVGLTYDDVLLLPGPTDVIPSEADTSSQLTKRIRVETPLLSAAMDTVTESRMAIAMARLGGIGIIHRNLSIQDQAEHVDRVKRSESGMISNPVTVGPNATLRELDDLCANYRVSGLPVVDEDGVLLGIITNRDTRFIEDAAFDSTLVKDVMTKMPLVTGHPGITKEETLSLFARHRIEKLPLIDESGRLQGLITVKDFDKADRYPQATKDDEGRLRVGAAIGFFGDGYDRAMSLVEAGVDVLVVDTANGHSNGVLEMIARLKKDPAAAHVDVIGGQAATQAGAQAIIDAGADAVKVGVGPGSICTTRVVAGVGVPQITAIYEASKAARPAGVPVIADGGLQYSGDIGKALVAGADTVMLGSLLAGAAESPGDLVFMNGKQFKAYRGMGSLGAMQTRGKNTSYSKDRYFQADVPSDEKLIPEGIEGQVPYRGPLSAVVHQLSGGLRQTMFYVGAPTIDELKARGKFVRITSAGLKESHPHDIMMTVEAPNYKSR from the coding sequence ATGGGAACGAGCGTCCGTCGATGGAAAGAGTGCGTGTACCAAGTGACTGAAAATGACCCCTTCGGCTTTGTTGGTCTGACCTACGACGACGTCCTGCTGCTCCCCGGGCCCACGGACGTCATCCCGTCAGAGGCGGACACCTCCTCCCAGCTGACCAAGCGGATCCGTGTCGAGACGCCGCTCCTGTCTGCCGCGATGGACACCGTCACGGAGTCCCGCATGGCCATCGCCATGGCGCGCCTCGGCGGAATCGGCATCATTCACCGCAACCTCTCCATCCAGGACCAGGCCGAGCACGTGGACCGCGTCAAGCGCTCCGAGTCCGGGATGATCTCCAACCCCGTGACGGTGGGGCCCAACGCGACGCTCCGCGAGCTCGACGACCTCTGCGCCAACTACCGAGTCTCGGGCCTGCCCGTCGTGGACGAGGACGGGGTGCTCCTCGGCATCATCACGAACCGCGACACGCGCTTCATCGAGGACGCCGCCTTCGACTCGACGCTCGTCAAGGACGTCATGACGAAGATGCCGCTCGTGACCGGCCACCCCGGCATCACGAAGGAGGAGACGCTCAGCCTCTTCGCACGCCACCGCATTGAGAAGCTCCCGCTCATTGACGAGTCCGGCCGCCTCCAGGGCCTCATCACGGTCAAGGACTTCGACAAGGCCGACCGCTACCCGCAGGCCACGAAGGACGACGAAGGCCGCCTCCGGGTGGGCGCCGCCATCGGCTTCTTCGGCGACGGCTACGACCGCGCCATGAGCCTCGTGGAGGCCGGCGTGGACGTTCTCGTGGTCGACACGGCCAACGGCCACAGCAACGGCGTGCTCGAGATGATTGCGCGCCTGAAGAAGGACCCCGCGGCCGCTCACGTCGACGTCATCGGCGGTCAGGCTGCCACGCAGGCCGGCGCGCAGGCGATCATCGACGCGGGCGCGGATGCTGTCAAGGTCGGTGTCGGCCCGGGCTCCATCTGCACCACGCGTGTCGTCGCCGGCGTCGGCGTCCCCCAGATCACGGCCATCTACGAGGCCTCCAAGGCCGCGCGTCCGGCCGGCGTGCCCGTCATCGCCGACGGCGGCCTCCAGTACTCCGGCGACATCGGCAAGGCCCTCGTGGCCGGCGCGGACACCGTCATGCTCGGCTCGCTCCTCGCGGGCGCGGCCGAGTCCCCGGGGGACCTCGTCTTCATGAACGGCAAGCAGTTCAAGGCGTACCGGGGCATGGGCTCTCTCGGCGCCATGCAGACGCGCGGCAAGAACACCTCGTACTCGAAGGACCGCTATTTCCAGGCGGACGTGCCGAGCGACGAGAAGCTCATCCCTGAGGGAATCGAGGGCCAGGTTCCCTACCGTGGCCCGCTCTCGGCTGTGGTCCACCAGCTCTCGGGCGGCCTCCGCCAAACGATGTTCTACGTGGGCGCGCCGACGATCGACGAGCTCAAGGCCCGCGGAAAGTTCGTGCGCATCACCTCGGCGGGGCTCAAGGAGTCCCACCCGCACGACATCATGATGACCGTCGAGGCCCCCAACTACAAGTCCCGCTGA